From a region of the Mycolicibacterium sp. MU0050 genome:
- a CDS encoding copper resistance protein CopC: MTSVALRRIRPVVVALLVALLAFAGTAVAGAHATLVGTDPTDGSSVAAGPQRVSATFNEPMQPTFAAMTVVGPDGDMWADGEPVVEDRVISVAVRPLGPAGTYTVNYRATSADGHVVSGSWSFELTEAGPGEPAPAPADAPDAPGNTDSGDSATLVWPFAVGAILVVIGAVVWAVRRRT, from the coding sequence ATGACCTCCGTTGCACTCCGCCGAATCCGCCCTGTCGTGGTGGCCCTCCTGGTGGCGCTGCTCGCCTTCGCCGGCACCGCTGTCGCGGGCGCCCACGCCACCTTGGTGGGCACCGACCCGACCGACGGCAGCTCGGTGGCCGCCGGGCCGCAGCGGGTCAGCGCGACGTTCAACGAACCGATGCAGCCGACGTTCGCGGCGATGACGGTCGTCGGGCCCGACGGCGACATGTGGGCCGACGGCGAGCCTGTCGTGGAAGACCGGGTCATCAGTGTCGCGGTGCGGCCGCTGGGCCCCGCCGGCACCTACACCGTGAACTACCGCGCCACCTCGGCGGACGGCCATGTGGTCTCCGGGTCCTGGTCCTTCGAGCTGACCGAGGCCGGCCCCGGCGAACCGGCGCCGGCCCCCGCCGACGCCCCTGACGCCCCCGGAAACACCGACTCCGGCGACTCCGCCACGTTGGTCTGGCCGTTCGCCGTCGGCGCGATTCTGGTCGTGATCGGCGCCGTCGTCTGGGCCGTCCGGCGCCGCACGTGA
- a CDS encoding TMEM165/GDT1 family protein, which produces MLAATLISLGVVFVAELGDKSQLITMTYALRHRWWVVLTGVGIAAFLVHGLSVTIGHFLGMALPERPIAFAAAIAFLAFAVWTWREGGGSDDEAKPVAEPRFILFAVISSFVLAELGDKTMLATVALASDNHWAGVWLGATIGMVLADGVAILAGRLLHRRLPERFLHAMASVLFLLFGLWMLFYSALGWHIAAVVITATTAVAACAAGTVTAIRRRRAPGANTPHAADRPDPDDALDTA; this is translated from the coding sequence GTGCTCGCAGCCACCCTGATCAGTCTCGGCGTGGTGTTCGTGGCCGAACTCGGCGACAAGTCGCAGCTGATCACCATGACCTACGCCCTGCGGCACCGTTGGTGGGTGGTCCTCACCGGAGTGGGGATCGCCGCGTTCCTGGTCCACGGGCTCTCCGTCACCATCGGACACTTCCTGGGGATGGCCCTGCCGGAACGCCCCATCGCGTTCGCCGCGGCGATCGCCTTCCTGGCGTTCGCGGTGTGGACGTGGCGCGAGGGCGGCGGCTCCGACGACGAGGCCAAGCCCGTCGCCGAACCCCGGTTCATCCTGTTCGCGGTGATCTCGTCGTTTGTCCTCGCCGAGCTGGGCGACAAGACGATGTTGGCCACGGTCGCGCTGGCCAGCGACAACCACTGGGCCGGGGTCTGGCTGGGCGCCACCATCGGCATGGTGCTCGCGGATGGCGTCGCGATCCTGGCTGGCCGGCTGCTGCACCGCCGGCTCCCCGAGCGGTTCCTGCATGCCATGGCCAGCGTCCTGTTCCTGCTGTTCGGGCTGTGGATGCTGTTCTACTCCGCCCTGGGCTGGCACATCGCGGCGGTCGTGATCACCGCGACCACCGCCGTGGCGGCCTGCGCAGCCGGCACCGTCACGGCGATCCGCCGGCGCCGAGCACCTGGCGCGAACACCCCCCACGCAGCGGACCGGCCGGACCCCGACGACGCGTTGGACACCGCCTGA
- a CDS encoding S26 family signal peptidase gives MAGNHRVWRWPLRRFVVVEDSMRPTLSPGDGLLGWRGGRPRRGQVRVFQDPTLPSRWLVKRVGQVHGSRRAATFEACSDNPSAPGVVDSRRFGLVPAAGSYRVIYTARANRRPRPAAR, from the coding sequence ATGGCGGGTAACCATAGAGTCTGGCGCTGGCCTTTGCGCCGGTTCGTCGTCGTGGAGGATTCGATGCGCCCGACCCTGAGCCCCGGCGACGGCCTGCTGGGGTGGCGCGGTGGCCGTCCCCGCCGCGGTCAGGTACGCGTCTTCCAGGACCCCACGCTGCCGTCGCGGTGGCTGGTGAAGCGGGTGGGCCAGGTGCACGGGTCGCGTCGTGCGGCGACATTCGAGGCCTGCTCGGACAATCCGAGCGCACCCGGGGTGGTCGACTCGAGACGGTTCGGCTTGGTGCCCGCCGCGGGCAGCTACCGAGTGATCTATACGGCACGCGCGAATCGGCGCCCGCGCCCCGCGGCACGTTGA
- a CDS encoding DUF955 domain-containing protein, producing the protein MPASRRVTRAVGEVLDLAPRRGQVSLHRLVEAVGAARGRTVEIKMADLPDGVCGQWRQYADRDEFLIQQGLPTWERTLAHELGHLVLGHEGIAVADMARMTSEVAGDDLISYMLNQRTGCMGPGGEDVEQEAEDFAALLIYRLGRMPSDRSSIVQVRLGEAFG; encoded by the coding sequence ATGCCGGCGAGTCGACGCGTGACGCGGGCCGTTGGGGAAGTGCTCGATCTGGCGCCGCGGCGCGGCCAGGTGTCGCTGCACCGCCTGGTGGAGGCCGTCGGCGCCGCCCGCGGACGCACCGTCGAGATCAAGATGGCGGATCTTCCCGACGGAGTGTGCGGCCAATGGCGTCAGTACGCCGACCGCGACGAGTTTCTCATCCAGCAGGGACTGCCCACCTGGGAGCGCACCCTGGCGCACGAACTCGGCCACCTGGTGCTCGGCCACGAAGGCATCGCGGTCGCCGACATGGCCCGGATGACCTCCGAGGTCGCCGGCGACGATCTGATCAGTTACATGCTCAATCAGCGGACGGGCTGCATGGGGCCCGGCGGCGAGGACGTCGAGCAAGAGGCCGAGGACTTCGCCGCGCTGCTCATCTATCGGCTGGGCCGGATGCCGTCGGATCGCTCGTCGATTGTGCAGGTCCGGCTCGGCGAGGCGTTTGGTTGA
- the sodN gene encoding superoxide dismutase, Ni yields MLHRLFNNATPAHAHCDLYCGVYDPAQAKIEALSCLKTLQKFHDSDDEHFRTRAILIKEQRAEEVKHHLMVLWADFFAKEHFEQFPNLHQLFWDGVHGAGDVKKSTDIAVAEKLLKTIDEIADIFWQTEKAKGMGVYPPA; encoded by the coding sequence ATGCTGCATCGACTCTTCAACAACGCCACTCCCGCCCACGCCCACTGTGACCTGTACTGCGGTGTCTACGACCCCGCCCAGGCCAAGATCGAGGCGCTGTCGTGCCTCAAGACCCTGCAGAAGTTCCACGATTCCGACGACGAGCACTTCCGCACGCGCGCCATCCTCATCAAGGAGCAGCGCGCCGAGGAGGTCAAGCACCACCTGATGGTGCTCTGGGCCGACTTCTTCGCCAAGGAGCACTTCGAGCAGTTCCCCAATCTGCACCAGCTGTTCTGGGACGGCGTGCACGGTGCCGGCGACGTCAAGAAGTCGACCGACATCGCCGTCGCCGAGAAGCTGCTCAAGACCATCGACGAGATCGCCGACATCTTCTGGCAGACCGAGAAGGCCAAGGGCATGGGCGTTTACCCGCCGGCCTAG
- a CDS encoding type II CAAX endopeptidase family protein: MSAPDGLSAHDRRALRIEVVVVLAVTFGLSAVTATLQLIDFVLRGLAGQTVALNPKRSYFDLIDLGLNLAYITQLVAWGALAVYLLWRSGYTAERIGLGRLRGRPDLLGGLGLAALIGIPGLGLYVAARAMGLSAAVVPTELGDTWWRIPVLLLVSFANGWAEEVVVVGYLLTRLRQFRVNPVTAVIASSVLRGLYHLYQGFGAGLGNLAMGLIFGYVWQRTGRLWPLIIAHGVIDAVAFVGYALLAPHLGWLGIEPPATT, from the coding sequence GTGAGCGCACCTGACGGCCTGAGCGCCCACGACCGACGCGCGCTGCGCATCGAGGTCGTCGTCGTCCTCGCCGTCACGTTCGGCCTCAGTGCCGTCACCGCGACGCTGCAGTTGATCGACTTCGTGCTGCGCGGCCTCGCCGGCCAGACCGTTGCCCTGAACCCGAAACGGTCCTACTTCGACCTCATCGACCTGGGGCTGAACCTGGCCTACATCACTCAGCTGGTGGCCTGGGGCGCGCTCGCGGTCTATCTGTTGTGGCGCAGCGGCTACACCGCCGAGCGCATCGGACTGGGTCGGCTGCGCGGCCGGCCGGATCTGCTCGGCGGGCTCGGCCTCGCGGCGCTGATCGGGATCCCCGGGCTGGGTCTGTACGTGGCCGCCCGGGCGATGGGCCTGAGCGCCGCGGTGGTGCCGACCGAACTCGGGGACACCTGGTGGCGGATTCCCGTGCTGCTGCTGGTGTCGTTCGCCAACGGCTGGGCCGAAGAAGTGGTGGTGGTGGGCTACCTGCTCACCCGATTGCGGCAGTTCCGGGTCAATCCGGTGACCGCGGTGATCGCGTCGAGCGTGCTGCGCGGGCTCTACCACCTGTACCAGGGCTTCGGTGCCGGGCTGGGCAACCTGGCGATGGGCCTGATCTTCGGCTACGTGTGGCAGCGCACCGGCCGCCTGTGGCCGCTGATCATCGCGCACGGCGTGATCGACGCCGTCGCCTTCGTCGGTTACGCGCTGCTGGCGCCGCACTTGGGCTGGCTCGGCATAGAACCGCCCGCCACCACGTAA
- a CDS encoding peptidase, producing METGSGRAIELAPFHSRGALKGFLVSGRWPDSTKEWAQLLMAAVRVASLPGLLSTTTVFGVREEVPDTPPPDTVGLVLAEGPVVGDSAIAPGHFADHTPPALLMLHPPSETVPSLPECAGAASGCVLLPGLPHLGLEHRAAWVEAESDGTVTSMVSRVGVDPISHPDTAILAMLLAA from the coding sequence ATGGAAACAGGGTCCGGGCGAGCTATCGAGCTCGCCCCCTTTCATTCTCGTGGCGCCCTCAAGGGGTTTCTGGTGTCCGGCCGCTGGCCCGATTCCACCAAGGAATGGGCGCAGCTGTTGATGGCGGCCGTCCGGGTCGCGTCGCTACCCGGACTGCTCTCCACCACAACCGTTTTCGGTGTCCGCGAGGAGGTGCCCGACACACCCCCGCCGGACACCGTCGGGCTGGTGCTAGCCGAGGGCCCGGTGGTCGGTGACTCTGCCATCGCACCAGGACATTTCGCGGATCACACCCCACCGGCGTTGCTCATGCTGCATCCGCCGTCGGAAACCGTGCCTTCGCTGCCGGAGTGCGCGGGGGCGGCGTCCGGTTGCGTATTGCTGCCGGGGCTACCGCATTTGGGTCTCGAACATCGCGCCGCGTGGGTGGAGGCCGAGTCCGACGGCACGGTGACATCGATGGTCAGTCGGGTGGGCGTCGACCCCATCAGTCATCCGGATACCGCGATACTCGCGATGTTGCTGGCCGCGTAG
- a CDS encoding rhodanese-like domain-containing protein, which yields MDEVSQVQVSALPTQFGGDAVLLDVREDDEWQQGHAPEALHIPMGDVPARIAEIDSGKELFVICQAGGRSLRVAQYLQANGYQPANVEGGKLAWQQAGRPVVTDSGAPGTV from the coding sequence ATGGACGAGGTATCACAGGTGCAAGTCAGTGCGCTCCCGACGCAGTTCGGCGGCGACGCCGTCCTGCTCGACGTCCGTGAGGATGACGAGTGGCAGCAGGGGCACGCGCCGGAGGCGCTGCACATCCCGATGGGCGACGTACCGGCCCGGATCGCCGAGATCGACTCGGGCAAGGAGCTGTTCGTGATCTGTCAGGCCGGGGGTCGGTCCCTGCGCGTCGCCCAGTATCTGCAGGCCAACGGCTATCAGCCGGCGAACGTCGAGGGCGGCAAGCTGGCGTGGCAGCAGGCCGGCCGACCGGTGGTCACCGACTCGGGTGCCCCCGGCACCGTCTGA
- a CDS encoding ferritin, producing MTSLPDDRDASGGTFLDLLAEQVGNEFTAAQQYTAVAVYFDGADLPQLAKRFYRQAVEERNHAMMIVRYLLDKGAPVRIPPVPAVTTEFASVREPVELALDQERAVTEQVTRLARAARDSGDYLGEQFMGWFLKEQVEEVAAMTTLLRVVERAGDNLFHLENFVDRELNSTPSADPTAPTPAGGTVTLLPE from the coding sequence GTGACGAGTCTTCCGGACGACCGCGACGCCTCGGGCGGGACCTTCCTTGACCTGCTCGCCGAGCAGGTCGGCAACGAGTTCACCGCCGCCCAGCAGTACACCGCGGTGGCGGTGTACTTCGACGGCGCGGACCTGCCGCAGCTGGCCAAGCGCTTCTACCGGCAGGCGGTCGAGGAACGCAACCACGCGATGATGATCGTCCGGTACCTCCTCGACAAGGGTGCGCCGGTGCGGATCCCGCCAGTGCCTGCGGTCACCACCGAGTTCGCCTCGGTCCGCGAACCGGTCGAGTTGGCGCTCGACCAGGAGCGCGCGGTCACCGAGCAGGTCACGCGGCTGGCCCGGGCGGCCCGGGACAGCGGCGACTACCTCGGCGAGCAGTTCATGGGCTGGTTCCTCAAGGAACAGGTCGAGGAGGTCGCGGCCATGACGACGCTGCTGCGCGTCGTCGAACGCGCCGGCGACAATCTGTTCCACCTGGAGAACTTCGTGGACCGGGAATTGAACTCGACGCCGTCGGCCGACCCCACCGCACCCACCCCGGCCGGCGGCACCGTGACCCTGCTCCCGGAGTGA
- a CDS encoding LCP family protein, which yields MNDERPRRGQPERPAGPARRPQPPGEPSQVIRRDPHHRPAPGRGFPAQAPPPPSGPPPVRSAPPPPRYGAPPPPGPPPPAPPRQAPPPTAPPRRNPPPPAQGSPPRRPRPARPAAPLARTRPAPAPAAPPPPAPRKTRKRRPWGRILLVLVLLAAGGVVGVGVWFDRALNRIDALPSYPDRPAAARGTTWLLVGSDGRADLSPEQQAELTTGGDLGNSRTDTILLVHLPGLGSSTPTTMVSIPRDSYVSIPGYGSDKINAAYALGGPPLLTQTVEQATGLRIDHYAEVGFGGFAVLVDALGGVTACPAEPISDPLAGIELPAGCQQLDGRTALGFVRSRATPRADLDRMVNQRQFMTALLHRAASPSVWLNPWRWYAVPRAAADAIAVDTDDHVWDLARLGWALRGSPVTVTVPIGSYSSTSSGAVVTWDEEVAGALFGALAADAPVPQSVLDAQP from the coding sequence GTGAACGACGAGCGTCCTCGCCGCGGGCAGCCCGAGCGGCCCGCCGGCCCGGCCCGTCGTCCGCAGCCGCCCGGTGAGCCGTCGCAAGTCATCCGGCGCGACCCGCACCACCGCCCGGCGCCGGGCCGCGGCTTCCCCGCCCAGGCCCCGCCCCCACCGTCGGGGCCGCCGCCAGTTCGATCCGCTCCCCCGCCACCCCGGTACGGCGCACCGCCACCGCCGGGCCCCCCACCCCCGGCACCGCCGCGGCAGGCCCCACCGCCGACCGCGCCGCCGCGGCGCAATCCCCCGCCACCGGCACAAGGTTCGCCGCCCCGCCGCCCGCGCCCCGCGCGCCCGGCGGCGCCGCTGGCACGCACGCGCCCGGCCCCCGCACCCGCCGCGCCCCCACCGCCGGCCCCGCGCAAGACCCGCAAGCGCCGGCCGTGGGGCCGCATCCTGCTGGTCCTGGTGCTGCTCGCCGCCGGTGGCGTCGTCGGCGTCGGGGTGTGGTTCGACCGCGCCCTGAACCGCATCGACGCGCTGCCGAGCTACCCGGACCGGCCCGCCGCGGCCCGCGGCACCACCTGGCTGCTGGTCGGCTCCGACGGCCGCGCCGACCTCTCCCCGGAACAACAGGCCGAGCTGACGACCGGCGGCGACCTGGGCAACAGCCGCACCGACACCATCCTGCTGGTGCACCTGCCCGGCCTGGGGTCGAGCACGCCGACCACCATGGTCTCGATTCCGCGGGACTCCTACGTGTCGATCCCCGGCTACGGCAGCGACAAGATCAACGCGGCCTATGCCCTGGGCGGCCCGCCGCTGCTGACCCAGACCGTCGAGCAGGCCACCGGCCTGCGCATCGACCACTACGCCGAGGTCGGGTTCGGCGGCTTCGCCGTCCTCGTCGACGCCCTGGGCGGAGTGACCGCCTGCCCGGCCGAGCCGATCAGCGACCCGCTGGCGGGCATCGAGTTGCCGGCCGGCTGCCAGCAACTCGACGGCCGCACCGCGCTGGGTTTCGTACGCAGCCGCGCCACCCCGCGCGCCGACCTCGACCGGATGGTCAACCAACGCCAGTTCATGACCGCATTGCTGCACCGCGCAGCCAGCCCGTCGGTGTGGCTCAACCCGTGGCGCTGGTACGCGGTGCCGCGGGCCGCCGCCGACGCGATCGCCGTCGACACCGACGACCACGTCTGGGATCTGGCGCGGTTGGGCTGGGCGCTGCGCGGCTCGCCGGTGACCGTCACGGTGCCGATCGGCTCATACAGCTCGACGAGCTCCGGCGCCGTCGTGACCTGGGACGAGGAGGTGGCCGGCGCGCTGTTCGGGGCACTGGCCGCCGACGCCCCGGTGCCCCAGTCGGTCCTCGATGCGCAGCCGTGA
- a CDS encoding glycerophosphodiester phosphodiesterase, with protein sequence MELAGEASAAHPFVVAHRGASADRPEHTVAAYELALQEGADGVECDVRLTRDGHLVCIHDRRVDRTSSGTGLVSEMTLNELRQLDFGAWHGSRRDDGDVGDTGLLTLEELVRLVLDFKRPVKLFIETKHPVRYGGLVESKVLALLHRFGIASPASADLSRAVVMSFSAAAVWRIRRAAPMLPTVLLGETSRYLGGSAATTVGATAVGPSIGTLREYPELVDRAAAQGRALYCWTVDHYEDVRFCADLGVAWLATNHPGRTKDWLQNGLTGAGRD encoded by the coding sequence ATGGAGTTGGCCGGCGAAGCCTCCGCAGCGCACCCATTCGTGGTGGCGCACCGCGGCGCGTCGGCCGACCGCCCGGAGCACACGGTGGCGGCCTACGAACTGGCCCTGCAGGAGGGCGCCGACGGGGTCGAGTGCGACGTTCGGCTGACCCGGGACGGCCATCTGGTGTGCATCCACGATCGCCGGGTGGATCGAACCTCCTCGGGCACGGGTCTGGTCAGTGAGATGACGCTGAACGAGTTGCGCCAGTTGGACTTCGGCGCCTGGCACGGCAGCCGGCGCGACGACGGCGACGTGGGCGACACCGGTCTGCTGACCCTCGAGGAGTTGGTGCGGCTGGTGCTCGACTTCAAGCGCCCGGTCAAGTTGTTCATCGAGACCAAACACCCGGTGCGCTACGGCGGCCTGGTGGAGAGCAAGGTGTTGGCCCTGCTGCACCGGTTCGGGATAGCTTCCCCGGCCTCGGCGGACCTGTCGCGCGCCGTCGTGATGTCGTTCTCCGCCGCGGCGGTGTGGCGGATCCGGCGGGCCGCTCCGATGCTGCCGACCGTGCTGCTCGGGGAAACCTCCCGTTACCTGGGCGGCAGCGCCGCGACCACCGTCGGCGCCACCGCCGTCGGGCCGTCGATCGGCACGTTGCGCGAGTATCCGGAGTTGGTGGACCGGGCCGCCGCGCAGGGGCGTGCGCTGTACTGCTGGACCGTGGACCACTACGAGGACGTGCGGTTCTGCGCCGACCTCGGCGTGGCGTGGCTGGCCACCAACCATCCCGGGAGGACCAAGGATTGGTTGCAGAACGGCCTGACCGGGGCCGGCCGGGATTGA
- a CDS encoding DUF4328 domain-containing protein, translating into MIQVCSSCSTRWNVRDKQRAWCPRCQGRLLPPDTAAASAAPSGWSRPGSTSGAARPPGQSAKLPPGLRWIAVRPGAPPPPPARRRPLGPTPRYDFIPRWSLPDPVTFGVEPSTPALTGPTATQVRRVLTATAVVLAAAALIYLLRYVLLLVNRTVLINSVIAAGATLLGILASVAALAAVITCWVVMTRWLIARRTQLFAHLGRTDRPTSALWAGCMVPLVNLFWAPVFVIETATLEGLYRRLRKPIVTWWLLWVLSALVSVVAFLTLFSFGWISIALNTSAQGIADNTVAMVCAYLAALAAVLALGRVYRGFEAKPVERPAHRWVVVGAGSAGAAPPEPVAATAGAPRDVDRPVEPTGREPAA; encoded by the coding sequence GTGATCCAGGTCTGTTCCTCGTGCAGCACCCGGTGGAACGTCCGCGACAAGCAGCGGGCGTGGTGCCCGCGGTGCCAGGGCAGGCTGCTGCCGCCGGATACGGCGGCAGCGTCGGCGGCCCCCTCGGGCTGGAGCAGGCCCGGCTCGACAAGTGGCGCGGCGCGCCCGCCCGGCCAGTCGGCGAAGCTGCCGCCCGGGTTGCGCTGGATCGCGGTGCGGCCCGGGGCCCCACCGCCGCCGCCGGCGCGGCGGCGTCCCCTGGGCCCCACGCCGCGGTACGACTTCATCCCGCGCTGGAGCCTGCCGGATCCGGTCACGTTCGGGGTGGAGCCCTCGACGCCCGCTCTCACCGGTCCGACGGCCACCCAGGTTCGACGTGTGCTGACCGCCACCGCCGTGGTGCTCGCCGCGGCGGCGCTGATCTACCTGCTCCGGTATGTCCTGTTGCTGGTCAACCGGACCGTGTTGATCAATTCGGTGATCGCGGCCGGCGCCACGCTGCTGGGCATCCTGGCCAGCGTGGCCGCGCTGGCGGCGGTGATCACCTGCTGGGTGGTGATGACGCGCTGGCTCATCGCCCGGCGGACGCAATTGTTCGCGCACCTGGGCCGCACCGACCGGCCGACCTCGGCGCTGTGGGCCGGCTGCATGGTGCCGCTGGTCAACCTGTTCTGGGCGCCGGTGTTCGTCATCGAGACCGCAACGCTCGAGGGGCTCTACCGACGCCTGCGGAAACCCATCGTGACCTGGTGGTTGCTGTGGGTGCTCAGTGCTCTGGTGTCGGTGGTCGCGTTCCTGACGTTGTTCTCGTTCGGCTGGATCAGCATCGCGCTGAACACCTCGGCGCAGGGGATCGCGGACAACACCGTCGCGATGGTCTGCGCCTACCTGGCGGCGTTGGCGGCCGTCCTCGCCCTGGGCCGGGTCTACCGCGGGTTCGAGGCCAAACCGGTGGAACGACCGGCGCACCGGTGGGTCGTCGTCGGTGCCGGATCGGCGGGCGCCGCACCGCCCGAACCGGTTGCCGCGACGGCCGGCGCGCCGCGCGACGTCGACCGTCCGGTTGAGCCGACGGGCCGGGAACCGGCAGCATAG
- a CDS encoding helix-turn-helix transcriptional regulator: MSTTFAARLNRLFDTVYPPGRGPHTSAEVIGALKAEGVTMSAPYLSQLRSGNRTNPSAATMAALANFFRIKPAYFTDDEYYEKLDKELTWLAHMRDEGVRRVAARTVGLSPEAQQDLVQKAEELRRKEQLD, encoded by the coding sequence ATGAGTACAACGTTCGCTGCGCGATTGAACCGATTGTTCGACACGGTATATCCGCCCGGCCGGGGGCCCCATACCTCCGCCGAGGTGATCGGAGCCCTCAAGGCCGAGGGCGTAACCATGTCCGCGCCATACCTGTCGCAGCTTCGCTCGGGCAATCGCACCAATCCCTCGGCGGCAACCATGGCCGCCCTCGCGAACTTCTTCCGGATCAAGCCGGCCTACTTCACCGACGACGAGTACTACGAGAAGCTCGACAAGGAACTGACCTGGCTGGCCCACATGCGCGACGAGGGCGTACGCCGCGTCGCCGCCCGCACGGTCGGCCTTTCCCCGGAGGCTCAGCAGGACCTGGTTCAGAAGGCCGAGGAATTGCGCCGCAAGGAGCAGCTCGACTAG
- a CDS encoding DUF6474 family protein yields the protein MALFKKRKSRATRRAEARALKAKAKLEAKLEAKNEVRRFKAEQRAQDKAARAQLRAQRDSDRAALKVAEAQLKAAREGKLLSPTRVRRLLTVARLLAPVLIPLVYRAATAARGFLDERRADRLGVPLSQLGQFSGQGGELSARIAGAERTLSTVAQKAPKDAETKKFVEAMTGRLTDLSAAVAAAENMPAGQRRAAHTAISDQLDGIDADLMARLGVM from the coding sequence ATGGCGCTGTTCAAGAAGCGCAAGAGTCGTGCGACGCGTCGCGCCGAGGCCAGGGCCCTCAAGGCGAAAGCCAAGTTGGAGGCCAAGCTCGAAGCCAAGAACGAGGTGCGGCGGTTCAAGGCCGAGCAGCGCGCCCAGGACAAGGCCGCCAGGGCCCAGTTGCGAGCCCAGCGTGACAGCGACCGCGCGGCGCTCAAAGTCGCCGAGGCCCAGCTCAAGGCCGCCCGCGAAGGCAAGCTGCTGTCCCCTACCCGGGTCCGGCGGCTGTTGACCGTGGCCCGGTTGCTGGCGCCGGTGCTGATCCCGTTGGTCTACCGCGCGGCCACGGCGGCCCGCGGCTTCCTCGACGAGCGACGCGCGGACCGGTTGGGGGTGCCGCTGAGCCAGCTCGGGCAGTTCTCCGGCCAGGGCGGTGAGCTGTCGGCGCGGATCGCCGGCGCCGAGCGCACGCTGTCCACGGTGGCCCAGAAGGCGCCCAAGGACGCCGAGACGAAGAAGTTCGTCGAGGCGATGACGGGTCGGCTCACCGACTTGTCCGCGGCGGTCGCCGCGGCCGAGAACATGCCGGCCGGTCAGCGCCGCGCCGCGCACACGGCGATCTCCGACCAACTCGACGGCATCGACGCCGACCTGATGGCACGGCTCGGCGTGATGTGA
- a CDS encoding ferritin — MIRDDDLDTKFHGLLRDQVRDEFTAAQQYVAIAVHFDSADLPQLAAFFYRQAVEERNHAMMFVRYLLDRGADVEIPGIDPVRNDFVSAREAVALALDLERAVTENIVALAAAARDEHDYLGEQFMGWFLKEQVEEVSTMTTLLRIADRAGDNLFDLEDYVARELGAGPADSTAPAAAGGAL; from the coding sequence ATGATCCGCGACGACGACCTCGACACGAAGTTCCACGGCCTGCTCCGCGACCAGGTTCGCGACGAGTTCACCGCCGCTCAGCAATACGTTGCGATCGCCGTGCACTTCGACTCCGCCGACCTCCCGCAGCTGGCTGCGTTCTTCTACCGGCAGGCCGTCGAGGAGCGCAACCACGCGATGATGTTCGTTCGCTATCTCCTCGACCGCGGGGCGGACGTCGAGATCCCGGGCATCGACCCGGTCCGCAATGACTTTGTCTCCGCCCGCGAGGCGGTGGCGCTGGCGCTGGACCTCGAGCGCGCCGTCACGGAGAACATCGTCGCGCTGGCGGCGGCCGCCCGCGACGAACACGACTACCTCGGCGAGCAGTTCATGGGCTGGTTCCTCAAGGAACAGGTCGAGGAGGTCTCGACGATGACCACCCTGCTGCGCATCGCCGATCGCGCCGGTGACAACCTGTTCGACCTTGAGGACTACGTGGCCCGCGAGCTCGGGGCGGGCCCGGCCGACAGCACGGCCCCGGCCGCCGCCGGCGGCGCCCTCTAG
- a CDS encoding DUF2470 domain-containing protein: MTLATTPGPTTAERIRSACIRAQSALIALDGSEPESVAVHHLLADGSFAITVPVNGVAAANVVSAGAAGIQAVLELTDYAPLPLREPVRSLVWIRGRMFQIPEAMLRPTLDVVAAEDPNPALLQVGTEYTLLRLEIDSVVVADATGAESVPLGALLEARPDPFCAMETCWLRHIDSDHRDIVDRLAAKLPRPLRGGQVRPLGLDRYGMRLRVEGDDGDHDVRLPFTRPVDDVTGLSQAIRILMGCPFVNGLRARRTP, from the coding sequence ATGACACTGGCGACGACCCCCGGGCCGACAACGGCGGAACGCATCCGCAGCGCCTGTATCCGCGCCCAAAGCGCCCTCATCGCTCTCGACGGTTCCGAACCCGAATCGGTGGCCGTGCACCATCTGCTCGCCGACGGTTCCTTCGCGATCACCGTCCCCGTCAACGGCGTCGCGGCGGCCAACGTCGTCTCCGCCGGCGCCGCGGGCATCCAAGCCGTCCTCGAACTGACCGACTACGCGCCGCTGCCACTGCGCGAGCCGGTGCGGTCGCTGGTCTGGATCCGCGGCCGGATGTTCCAGATCCCCGAGGCGATGCTGCGCCCGACGCTCGATGTGGTGGCCGCCGAGGACCCCAATCCGGCACTGCTGCAGGTCGGCACCGAATACACGCTGCTGCGGCTGGAGATCGACTCCGTGGTCGTCGCCGACGCCACCGGCGCCGAATCGGTACCGCTCGGCGCGCTGCTCGAGGCCCGGCCCGACCCGTTCTGCGCCATGGAGACCTGCTGGCTGCGCCACATCGACTCCGACCACCGCGACATCGTCGACCGGCTCGCCGCCAAGCTGCCGCGGCCGCTGCGCGGTGGCCAGGTCCGCCCGCTCGGACTGGACCGCTACGGGATGCGGCTGCGCGTCGAGGGCGACGACGGCGACCACGACGTCCGCCTGCCGTTCACCCGTCCCGTCGACGACGTGACGGGGCTGAGCCAGGCCATCCGCATCCTGATGGGCTGCCCGTTCGTCAACGGCCTGCGCGCGCGCAGAACCCCCTGA